ATCATAATGATGTATCGCATAAGTCTTCCTTCCGTAGTTAAGAACTAAACTAGATTGAAGTGTTCCATTTGGATATTGGTTATAGGCACCTCTAAATCATGAAGTGCTTCTTCAACTTGCTCCATCATAACTGGAGCGGCACAGATAAAATATTGTCGGCTACCGCGATGGATAGGAATGTATTTTTGTAACAGGGCTTTGTCAACATAGCCAGTTTCGCCTGTCCAGTCTTCGGAAGGCTGACGCAACACATAAATGATCATGAGATCTATGGAGTTAACGAGACCATCTAATTCCTCGCGGAAAGTCATATCTTCCCAGCTTTTGTTGGCATAAATGAGTAAGTACGGGCGATCATCTCTCCGCTCAACAGCAGTAACCAGCATACTCATCATTGGGGTGATGCCTATCCCACCAGCAATGAGTACGAATCCTGAGGCATCCCAGTAGCGATCGCTCGTAAACACACCGTAAGGACCATCAAGATAAGCCTTTGTGCCTGCCTCAATATTCTTAATGGTGTGGGTAAAGTCTCCTAGAGCTTTGATGGTAAATTCCAACCGTTCAGGGTGGTCGCCACTCGAAGACATGGAAAAGGGATGTTCGCGCATCCGAAAGGGCGAAATGTCGAGGGTGATCCAAGCAAACTGTCCAGGTTGAAATCGAAATCCCTTATGTCCTTTCGGACGAATAGCTAGAGTCCACACATTTCCCCTTTGAGGAATGACTTCTTCTACGAAGTAGGGGCGTTTGGTCATTATCCAAGGTTTGACGAGGCGGACATAAATCAGCAACCATAAAGC
This sequence is a window from Pseudanabaena sp. BC1403. Protein-coding genes within it:
- a CDS encoding ferric reductase-like transmembrane domain-containing protein, which produces MQRLLTKSPVAVAAFWIAVYLAIALLPLFVLLLYPPASTGRGFWTEFSVSLGFVGLAMLALQFAITARIHRIEASYGVDIILQFHRYISLVAFALILIHPLILFVNQPETLKLLNIFEAPWRAKFAVTGTLALIILVFTSIWRQRLNISYELWRTSHGILAVVAVTLGLAHGLGVSYYLGLFWKQLLWSAIALSALWLLIYVRLVKPWIMTKRPYFVEEVIPQRGNVWTLAIRPKGHKGFRFQPGQFAWITLDISPFRMREHPFSMSSSGDHPERLEFTIKALGDFTHTIKNIEAGTKAYLDGPYGVFTSDRYWDASGFVLIAGGIGITPMMSMLVTAVERRDDRPYLLIYANKSWEDMTFREELDGLVNSIDLMIIYVLRQPSEDWTGETGYVDKALLQKYIPIHRGSRQYFICAAPVMMEQVEEALHDLEVPITNIQMEHFNLV